The following are encoded together in the Phocoena sinus isolate mPhoSin1 chromosome 11, mPhoSin1.pri, whole genome shotgun sequence genome:
- the LY6G6F gene encoding lymphocyte antigen 6 complex locus protein G6f yields MAALFLLLLCLHGLPQAAADNIQAIYVALGEAMELPCPSPPTLHGDEFLSWFRSPATGSSTALVAHVQVARPAPDPGKTGRESRLKLLGNNSLWLEGSKEGDAGRYWCAVLGQRHKYQNWRVYDVSVLRGSQFSARAADGSPCSILLCSVVPARRLDSMTWLEGKGPVRGRVQSFWGDGAALLLVCPGEGLPEPRGRRPRNIRCLMPQNKGVSFSLAASMDASPALCAPSTEWDAPWILMLLLTVGQGFTIVVLSVMLWRRRIQGTKHRNASFPQFKPEIQVYENIHLAHLSPPAPKTR; encoded by the exons ATGGCTGCCTTATTCCTCCTCCTTCTGTGCCTACATGGGCTCCCTCAGGCCGCTGCAG ACAACATCCAGGCCATCTATGTGGCACTGGGGGAGGCAATGGAGCTGCCATGTCCTTCACCACCCACCCTGCATGGAGACGAATTCCTGTCCTGGTTCCGCAGTCCTGCAACAGGCTCCTCCACTGCTTTAGTGGCCCACGTCCAAGTAGCCAGGCCAGCCCCAGACCCTGGGAAAACCGGAAGGGAATCCAGGCTCAAGCTCCTGGGAAACAACTCTTTGTGGCTGGAAGGGTCCAAGGAGGGAGACGCTGGGCGGTACTGGTGCGCCGTGCTGGGTCAGCGCCACAAGTACCAGAACTGGAGGGTGTATGATGTCTCCGTGCTCAGAG gaTCCCAGTTCTCTGCGAGGGCTGCAGATGGATCCCCCTGCTCTATCCTCCTGTGCTCTGTGGTCCCCGCCAGACGCCTGGACTCTATGACCTGGCTGGAGGGGAAGGGTCCTGTGAGGGGGCGTGTGCAGTCCTTCTGGGGTGATGGAGCTGCCCTGCTCTTGGTGTGTCCTGGGGAGGGGCTTCCTGAGCCCAGGGGACGTAGACCAAGAAACATCCGCTGCCTCATGCCTCAGAACAAAGGGGTCAGCTTTAGCCTGGCAG CCTCCATGGATGCCTCCCCTGCCCTCTGTGCCCCTTCCACAGAGTGGGATGCACCCTGGATCCTGATGCTGCTGCTCACAGTGGGCCAGGGGTTCACCATCGTGGTCCTTAGCGTCATGCTCTGGAGGCGGAGGATCCAGGGGACTAAGCACAGAA ATGCCTCGTTTCCTCAGTTCAAACCCGAGATCCAGGTCTATGAGAACATCCATTTGGCCCATCTCAG CCCACCTG